The sequence CCGTCGCTTCCTCCCCGTTCGGCGATCTCGCCAACGGGGACGGGTTCTCCCCCACGATGCGTGCGCTGGTCGGGCTCATCGTGCTGGCGCAAGCCGGCGTCGCCGTCCTCTGGTGGCGGCGCGCCGGCGGCGCCATGACGTGGGGTGACATGTGCGTGCTCGCGCTGATGGGCCTCAGCGCGCTGGACGCCTTCGCCTACATGTGGGCGTTCGGCCTGTTCGCCGGCTCCTGGTGGGCGTCATTGGCGCTGCGCGCCGGCCAGTTCGCGATCCCGTCGGTGGGTCTGCTGATCGGCTTCATCGCCGTGGCCGAGAAGCTGCGCGAGTTCGAGGACGAGCTCACCGCGAACCTCGTCGCCGAGCGTGAGCGCGCCCGTGAGCACGAGGAGCGCGTCACGCTCGACGTCCAGCGCCGCGAGCGCATCCAGGCGCGGATGCAGCGGATGATCGACGGCGTCGGCCTCGACGTGGCGTTCCAGCCGATCGTCGACCTCGCGTCCGGCCGTGTCGTCGGCGCCGAGGCGCTCGCCCGCTTCAAGGACGCCGACGGCAACGCGATCCCCACCGAACGCTGCTTCCTCGACGCGCACGCGGTCGACATGGGCGTCGACCTCGAGCTGGCCGTGATCAAGCTCGCCTTGCATTGCCACGAGGCGCGTCTGCCCGAGGGCCGCTACCTCGCGCTCAACGTCTCCCCCGCCGTGCTCGAGCAGGACGAGCTCGCCTTCGCGATCGCCCGCCACAAGAGCGACCGCCCGCTCGTCGTCGAGATCACCGAGCACCAGCCGGTCGAGGACTACGTCGCCCTGGGCGCCCAGCTCGACCGCCTGCGCGTGCTCGGCGTGCGCGTCGCCGTCGACGACGTCGGCTCCGGCTTCGCCTCCTTCCGCCACGTCACGCGCGTGAACCCAAACATCCTCAAGCTCGACCGCACGCTCGTCTGCGGCATCGACGACGACCCGGTCCGCCAGTCGCTCGCCGCCGCGATCGTCGCCTTCGCCAAGGACGTCGGCGCGACCGTCGTCTCGGAGGGCATCGAGAACGAGAACGAGCTCTGCTGCCTGAAGAGCTTGGCGGTCGGCTGCGGCCAGGGCTTCTACCTCGCGCGGCCGAACCTCGGCACGGTCGACGCCGAGGTGCCGCAGCTCGCCGCGGTCAGCTGAGGCTCAGCCGCGCGCCACGGTGGTGCGTACGACCGCGCAGAGGCGTCCTTCGCCGTCCGCGACGTCCGTCTCCCACACCGCCGTGGTGCGTCCCGAGTGCCGTCGGCGGGCCACCACGGCCATGGTCCCGGATACGACCGGCCGCAGGAACGACGTCTGGCTCGTCACCACCCGGCCGTCGCCCGCCGTGAGCGCGTCGGCGATCACCGCGTACACGCCGCCGTGGACCAGCCCGAGCGGTTGCTTCAAGCCGTCGGTGACGGGCACGCGGGCACGCACCTCGCCCTCCGTGGAGGACTCGATTTCCAGGTCGATCAGCGCAGATCCGCTCATGGCTTCACTAGGCTAGGGCGCCGATGCCGGCAAGCCGCGCCACCGCGTTCGACAGGCTGGCGCCCGACCAGCGCGCGGCCGTGGAGCTCGTCCTCCGCCAGGGACGGTCCTACGGCGAGCTGTCCGACCTGCTCGGGATGCCTGAGGAGACGATCCGCACCCGCGCCCGCGGCGGCTTGGCCGCGCTCGCACCGGACCTGCCGGCCCCGACGCGGTCGGGCGAGATCGCCGACTGGCTGCTCGGGCAGCAGTCCGAGGCGCACGCCAAGCGCACCCGCGAGCTCCTCCTGAGCGACCCCACCGCCCACGCCTGGGCGGCGACCGTGGCCGCCCCGCTGCGCGAGGCCGCCGGCGGCGAGGCCGTGCCGGCCCTGCCCACGAGCCCGGACGCGGAGCCCGCGCGCGTGAACGGCAAGGCGAAGCGCGGCAAGCCCGCGCCGGCTGACGACTCCCTGCGCGCAGGCGCCGGCCACGACGCGGCCGCGCGCGCGATCCCGGACTTCGGGTTCGACGACGACCCGCCGGCCCCGGCCGGCCGCGACCACGCGGCGCAGGCGCGGCCCGCCCACCGCGCGGCCGAGCCGGCCGACCGCGACGACGACGCGCGCCCGCGCCGCGCGGACGACGAGCGCGGCTCCTCGTCGCGGCTCGGCGGCGCGCTGCTGATCGGCGCCGCGGTCGTGGTCGTCGCGGTCGTCATCGCGTTCGTCCTCCTGCGCGGCGACGACGAGCCGGAGACCGCGTCCACCGGCTCCGACGTGCCCACCCAGACGGCGACGCCGGCCACGACGGCCGTCGGCACCGCGCAGTTCGCGCTGCGCGGCCCGGCCGGGTCGAGCGCGATCGCGCTCGGGCAGCTGTTCCGCGCCGGCGACGACACGGTGCGCTTCGCGATCGCGGGCCAGGGCATCGAGCCGAACGCCGACGGCGAGCGGTACTCGATCTGGCTCACGCGCAAGTCGGGCAAGCCGCTGCTGCTCGGCGACGTCAACGCGCCGGTCGGCAGGGACGGCCAGCTGACCGCGGCCGGCCCGGGCAACGACGACACCGACGCGTTCGTCCAGTGGCTGCAGACCTACGACAGCATGGCCATCACGCTCGACGCCAAGGGCGCCAAGGAGCCGGGCAAGGTCATCGTCACCGGCCCGCTCCCCACTGCCGCGGCCGGCGGCTAGTCCAGGAGCAGCTTGCCGGGGTTCATGACCCCGGCCGGGTCGCAGCGCGTCTTCACCGCGCGCAGCAGCTCCAGCCCCAGCTCGCCGACCTCGTCGCCGAGGTAGGGCGCGTGGTCACGGCCGACCGCGTGGTGGTGCGTGATCGTCCCGCCCGCCGCGACGATCGCGCGCGAGGCGGCGGCCTTGAAGGCGCCCCACTGCGCGACCGGGTCGTCGGACTGCGCGCCCAGCACCGTGAAGTACAGCGACGCGCCGGTCGGGTACAGGTGCGAGATGTGGCAGCCGACGTGCAGCCCCGGAAGCGCGGCCAGCACCGCACGGTAGAGCCGTTCCAGGTTGCTCCACGTCGTCGCCGTCTCGATCGTCTCGACGAGCACGCCGCGGTCCATCAGGTCGTCGCGCAGGTGCGGGCCGGCGAAGCGGGACTTCTCCCACGCGTGCCCCGGCGACGGCCCCAGCGGCAGCGCGCCCCCGCGGACGAGCTTGCGCGCCGCGCTGGCCCGTCCCGTCGCGCCCTGCCAGCCGCACACGAGCAGGCAGCGTCCGCCCAGCAGCCGCCGCCCGACCGTGCCGGTGCCGGCCAGCGCCAGCGACGTCCGCGTCTCCTCCTCGTCGGAGAGCCGCGCGATGTCGGGCGCGATCCCGTCCTGCTCGAGCGTTCGCAGCAGCTCGGCGCCGGCGAGGAACGACTCCACCGACCACGCGTCGTAGGACGCCTCCACCCGCCGCCGCACGCGCAGCGCCACGGAGGTGATCACGCCCAGCGTCCCCTCGGACCCGAGGACCAGCTCCCGCAGCGAGGGCCCGGCGGCCGAGGCCGGGGCGTCCAGCGTCGACAGGGCTCCCGAGGGCGCCACGCACGCGACGCCGACGACCTGCTCGTCGATCCGTCCGTGCCCGGTGGACGTCTGCCCGGCCGAGCGCGTCGCCGCGCACCCGCCGACGGTCGCCCACTCGTACGACTGCGGCACGTGGCTGAGCATCAGCCCTTGCGCGCGGAGCGCCGCGTCCGCCTCCGGCAGCCGGATTCCCGGCTCGAAGACCGCGATCAGCGACCACGGGTCGATCGAGACGACCTTGTCCAGCCGCCCCAGGTCCAGCGACACGAGCGCCGCGCAGCGCCCGCGCTCCCCCGCGAGCCCGCCGACCACGCTCGTCCCGCCCCCGAACGGCACGACGGCCACGCCGTACTCCGAGCACGCGTGCAGCACGGCGGCCACCGCCCGGGCGTCCCGCGGGATGACGACCACGTCCGGCGCGGACGCGAAGTCACCCGCCCGCGAGGCGAGCAGGTCCAGGTAGGACTTGCCGCGCGAGCGCAGCACACGGGCCTCGACGTCGTCGCGCACCTCGGCGACGGCCTCCATCCGCTCACGCAGCCCGGCGGGCAGTGCGGGCGCGGGCAGCGCGATCGCGTCGAGCTCGACCGGCCGGGAGACGACCTCACCCGAGACGCCGAGCTCGGACCGCAGGATCTCACCCGCGTGCTCGGGCAGCGACGGCCCGGCCCCGGGCTCGCCCCAGCCCCAGAAGACCTGCTCGCGCCTCACTCGCCCGAATACGCGATGAGCGTCTGCACGTCGATCCCGTCGAGCTTGGAGCGCCCCTCCAGGAACGCCAGCTCGACCAGGAAGCCGAACCCGGCGACGACGGCACCGCGCCCCTGCACCAGGTCCACCAGCGCGCGGGCCGTGCCGCCCGTGGCCAGCAGGTCGTCGTGGAGCAGCACCCGCGCGCCGCCTTCCAGCGCGTCCGCGTGCATCTCCAGCGCGTCCACGCCGTACTCGAGGATGTACTCGGCCGAGACGGTCTCGCCCGGCAGCTTCCCGGGCTTGCGGGCCGGCACGAAGCCGACGCCGAGCTCCCGCGCCAGCGCGCCGCCGAGGATGAACCCGCGCGCCTCCGCGGCCACCACGAGATCGACCTCCAGCGGCCGTGCCCACGCCGCCAGCGCCTGCACGGCCGCGTCCAACGCGGCCGGGTCCAGCAGCAGCGGCGTGATGTCCTTGAAGACGATCCCGGGCTTCGGGAAGTCGGGGATGTCGCGGATGTACGCGTCCAGGTTCATCCGGCGATCCGCCGCAGATCCCGGATCAGTAGCAGGTGCTTCAGGTGCGACGCGACCGCCGCGAGGTTCTCGAGCGCGTCCATCGCCTCGCGACGACGGTCCGGGTTGCGCGAGCGCAGGGCCGGGGCGAGGATCTGGTTCAGCAGCGCCGCCTCGCGCTCGGCCGAGGACTTGAAGACGCGCAGGTTGCGCCCGGCCACGCCGTACGCGGCCAGCTCGCGCACCGCGCGGATGATCTCGCGGTCGGTCTCGTCGTAGTAGCGCGTGTTGCCCCGCAGCTCGCCCTTGATGATCCCGAAGTCCTCGAGCTCCTGGACGAGCCGCGCCTCGGCGCCCGTGTCCTCGACGACGTCCTCGAGCGAGTACGTCGACCCGCCCGGACGCACCGACACCGACATCCGGCGCGGGGAGCCACCGCTGGGGCGGGGAGCCGCGCCGTCGGTCGCCGCGGGCGCCGTCGAGGCGTCCTCGACCGTCCGTCCCGAGGCCAGCTCCTGCCGGATCACGGCCAGCGGCATGTACTCGTCGCGCTGGAGGCGCAGGATCGTCCGCAGCCGCGCCACGTCGGAGGGCGAGTAGAGCCGGTAGCCGCCTGGCGTGCGCCGCGGCGTGACCAGCTTCTGGTCCTCGAGGTAGCGGATCTTGGAGATCGAGATGTCCGGGAACTCCTGCTGGAGCCCCTTGCACACCGCACCGATGGTCAGGGACTTGGCCTGACGCGGAGGATCCTTCGGTTGTTCGCTCGCGAGGGCGGCGTCGTCGGTCACAGCCACACTCAGCGCGCGAGGTAGGTGAGCTTGTACTTGCCGACCTGCAGCTCGTCGCCGTCCTCGAGCTTGTGCGACTCGATCCGCCGACGGTTGACGTAGGTGCCGTTCAGCGAGCCGGAGTCGTCCAGGAACCACGCACCGGACCGCCGCACGAGCACGGCGTGGTCGCGCGAGACGGTGACGTCGTCGAGGAAGATCGCGGCGTCGGGCGAGCGGCCGATGACCAGCCGGTCGCCCTCGAGCGGGAACGACTGGCCGACCCGGCCGCCGCCGGAGCGTATGACGAGTGCGCCTGTGGCCGCCGCGACATCACCGACGTCGACCGGCTTCAACTCGCCGGTCTTGTCGTCGATCATGTACGTCGCGGTGGTCGCGTCCTTGTCCCGCGTCTCCTCGCGCGTACCGACGTACGCGCCGCAACGCGGGCAGTAGTTCGCTCCCTCCGTGACGACGAACCCACACTCTGGGCAGTGACGGGCCAAGCTGGCCGGGCCTCCCCGTGCGGCTTAGATCGTGTCGTCGCCGGCGCCCGAAGCGCGACCGGCGAGAATGTCGGTCAGGCGCTGGACGTCGGCACCGGAGATGACTTCCTCGCCACCCTCATGCTTCTTGCGGAGGCGATTCACCAGCTCGGCGCGCAAGATGTCGATCTTGCCGTGCAGGATGCGACGGCGATAGGACACCTCCTGCTCCTCGTCAGTGAGCTGCTGGATGAGGTCCTTGAGCTCCTGGTCGGAGAGTGAACCGAGATCGGGGAAGGTGTCCATCTGTGAGCGAGTCCTCTCCTCTGGGCGACGAGACGGAAGGGGAAGCATAGCGTTCGTAAGGCTCAAGTAGAGCCTTGGCCTCGCGCCATGCGCAGACCATCACGAACGTACTGCACAGTCGAGCCGAGTACCAGCACCAACCCGACGTAAAGGCACGCTAGCGCGAGCCAGTCGACATTGCACAACGCGAAGAACAGCGCGCTGAACACCGGCCAGACGCCCCACCGGCCGAGCCAGTTGATCTTCAGCTCGACCTTCCGGTGCATCGCGTAGCGCGCCAGGCCCAGCATGAACAGCTCGCGCAGGGCCAGGACGAGCAGCGCCCAGCGCGGGAGCAGCTCGAAGTGCCAGCACACGATCACGCCGGCGAAGATCAGGAGCCGGTCCACGAGCGGGTCCAGCAGCGCGCCCATGCGCGAGTACTGGCCGGTCACGCGCGCCGCGATGCCGTCCAGGTAGTCGCTCCAGGCGATCACGGCGAACAGGACCGCGGGCAGCGCGTCCGTCCCGGACTCCGACTGCAACGCGAGCACCAGGAACACCGGCACCATGAGCAGCCGGATGTAGCCGATCGCGTTCGGGATCGTCCAGGGGCGCAGCGGCGCGTCGGAGAGCGTCTCCGGCGGCGGCGGGCCCGAGCGATCGAGCCCGGACAGCCGCCGGAACGTCAGCTTGGCTCGTTCTACGGGAGTGTCTTCCACAGGTCGTACGCGGCCTGAGCCGCCCCCTCGAGCGGGACGGAGCGCGTCTCGCGCCCGCGCCGGACCTGCGCTTCGACCTCGCCGGCCTCGATCGTACGCCTGCCGATCGTCAGCCGCAGCGGGCAGCCGAGCAGCTCCGCGTCCGCGAACTTCGCGCCGGGGCCACCGTCGCGGTCGTCGTAGACCACGTCCAGCCCGACCGCACGCAGCTCCTCGTAGAGCTTCTCGGCGAGCGCGTGCTCGTCGGTGCCGGCCTTGCCGAGCCCGACCAGGTGCACGTCGAACGGCGCCAGCGCGCGCGGCCACGAGATGCCCTTCTCGTCGGCGAACTGCTCGACCGCGGCGGCGCAGATGCGCGCGGGGCCGATGCCGTACGAGCCCATCCAGACCGGCTTGGAGGTGCCGTCCTCGTCCAGGAAGGTCGCGCCCAGCGGCACCGAGTAGCGCGTGCCGAGCTTGAAGATGTTGCCGATCTCGATCGCGGGCTCGATCCGGATCTCGTGGCCGTCGACCGTGTCGCCCGCCTCGACCGTGCGCACGTCCACCTCGGTGAACGTGAAGTCACGCTTCGGGTTGACGCCGCGGACGTGCTTGTCGGCCTCGTTCGCGCCGGCGATGTAGGAGTCGCCGTCCAGCGCGGAGTCGAGCAGGATCGGGACCTCGACGCCCAGCGGCCCGATGTAGCCGGCGGGGCCGATCTTGTCCGCGAACTCCGCCTCGTGCGCGGGGCGGAACGGAGCGCCGAGCGCGTTGCCGAGCTTGATCTCGTTGACCCGGTGGTCGCCGCGGACGAGCACGAGCCGGAGCTCGCCGGAGCCAACGATGATCGGGAACGCCTTGATCAGCGCGCCCGCGGGCACGCCGGCCAGCTTCGACACGGCCTCGATCGTCGTCGCGCCGGGGGTCTCGAACACCTCGGGGGCGTCCAGTGAGGCCGGCAGCTCGACGGGCTTGGGAGTCGCGGACGCGACCTCCACGTTGGCCGCGTAGCCGGGCGCGAGCGCGACGTCGTTCTCGCCCGCGGGGCACGGCGCCATGTACTCGTGCGCGCCGGTGCCGCCCATCATGCCGACGTCCGAGTCCACCCGGTACCACTCGAGCCCGCAGCGGTCGAAGATCTTGTCGTAGGCCTCGCGGTGCTTCTCGTAGCCGACGTCCAGGCCCGCCGCGTCGCGGTCGAACGTGTACGAGTCCTTCATGATGAACTCGCGGGTGCGGAGCACGCCGGCGCGGGGGCGCGGCTCGTCGCGCTCCTTGACCTGGAAGTGGTAGAGGATCTGCGGCAGGTCGCGGTAGGAGCGCACGACCTGCGCCACGTGCGTGGTGACGATCTCCTCGTGCGTCATCGCCAGCACCATGTCGGCGCCGCGCCGGTCCTTGAGGCGGAACAGCTCGCCGCCGATCGCGTCGTAGCGGCCCGACTTCTGCCAGATCTCGGCCGGGTTGAGGACCGGCATGAGCATCTCCTGGGCGCCGATCGCGTCCAGCTCCTCACGGATGATCTGCACGGCCTTCTGGTGCGCCCGGTAGCCCGCCGGGAGCCAGCTCCACAGGCCGGCGCCGACCTGCCGGATGAGTCCGGCGCGGACGAGCAGCTTGTGCGAGAGCGCCTCCGCATCGGCGGGCGGCTGCTTCTCGGTGGGAAGGAAGTACTGGCTCAGTCGGGTCATAGCGAGGCCCGAAGCCTAGTGCCCGGGGGTTACGGACCGGGCTGCGGTGATAGAACGCAGGAACCGACGCAGAGTTCGAACCCGCCGGGAGGCACATCCCACATGGCTTACGAAGTTCCCGCGCTGCCGTACGCGTACGACGCGCTCGAGCCGCACATCGACGAGGCGACGATGAAGGTGCATCACGACAAGCACCATCAGGCCTACGTCGACAAGGTCAACGCCGCGCTGGAAGGCACGGAGTTCGACGGCAAGCCGATCGAGGAGGTCCTCAAGAACCTCGACGCGCTGCCCGCCGACAAGCAGGCCGCCGTGCGCAACAACGGTGGCGGTCACTACAACCACGCGCTGTTCTGGGAGTGGCTGTCGCCCGACGGCGGCGGCGAGCCCGACGGCGAGCTGGGCGAGGCGATCAACGCCGCCTTCGGCTCGTTCGACGAGTTCAAGGCCAAGTTCAAGGACGCGGGCGTCACGCAGTTCGGCTCCGGCTGGGCGTGGCTCGTGTACGACGGCTCCGGCCTCGCGGTCACCAAGACCCCGAACCAGGACACGCCGCTCTCGGCCGGCCAGACGCCGCTGCTGGGCGCGGACGTCTGGGAGCACGCCTACTACCTCAAGTACCAGAACAAGCGCCCGGACTACCTGGACGCCTTCTGGAACGTGGTCAACTGGAGCAAGGTCGCGGAGCTCTACGCCGCCGCCAAGTAGTCGGCGAGCCGGGCTAGCCGGCTCCGCCGGTTGGCTCGGTCGCTTCAGAATCGCTTCGCGAATTCTGGTTAAGGGCGGTTAGTTTCCGCCCATTCCGCAACTCCCGTCCGGGCGGGGCGTTGGAATGTTCTCGATGACTGAGACTCGCCGACGCCGCGCCCGGCGGCTGTTCGCCGTGGCCGCAGTGTGCACCGCTGCCCTCCCCACGGCCCCCGCTTTGGCCGCCCCCGACCAGCTGTCCCTCATCGAGGATGAGAAGCTGATGCTCGAGTCGGGCCCCGAGGTCCAGGCTCAGGCCCTGGACGAGGCCAAGGCCCTCGGCGCCGACCTCATCCGCGCCAACGTGATCTGGGCCCGCGTTGCTCCTTCCTCGAACTCGACGAAGAAGCCCAAAGGCTTCAACGGGAAGAAGCCCGAGTCCTACGGCGGCAACTTCGCGATGCTCGACTCGTTCGTCGCCGGTGCCCAGGCGCGCGGCATGCAGGTGCTGCTGACGCCGACCGGCCCGATCCCGGCCTGGGCGTCGCGCTGCAAGGGCTCCGTCGCCGCCCGCAAGGTCTGCAAGCCCGACCCCAAGCTCTTCGGCGACTTCGTCCGCGCGCTCGGCACCAAGTACCCGACCGTCAAGTACTGGTCGATCTGGAACGAGCCGAACCTCGGCTCCTGGCTCAAGCCGCAGTACGAGGTCGTGGGCGGCGTCGCCGTCCAGAAGTCCGCGTCGCTGTACCGCTCGCTCGCGAAGTCGGCGATCTCGTCGCTGCGCGCCACCGGCCACAAGACGACGACCGACCAGATCTGGCTCGGCGAGACCGCGCCGCTCGGCGACGATCCGTCCGGCTGCTCGGCTCAGCGCAAGCTGCGCGCACCCAAGGGCTGCGCGAAGAAGATCACCAAGACCTCGCCGGAGACGTTCCTGCGCGGCGTGTTCTGCCTCTCCAAGTCGGGCGGCTCGCTCGGCGGCGTGGAAGGCAAGGAGCAGGGCTGCAAGGGCTACAAGAAGCTCGCGATCAACGGCTACGCGCACCATCCGTACACGCGCGGCGGTTCGCGGCCGCCGCTGTCGAAGACGAACGCCGGCGAGATCACGATCGGCGTCGCCTCGCGTCTGACCAGGCTGCTCGACCAGGCCGGCAAGCGCAAGCGCATCCCGAGCAAGCTCCCGGTCCACTTCACCGAGCACGGCTGGCAGACCAACCCGCCCGGCGTCAACGACATCTTCGCCGTGACCGACGCGCAGCAGTCCGAGTACATCAACCAGTCGGACTGGATCGCGTACAAGAACAAGCGCGTCAAGACCGTCGCGCAGTACAAGATCGTCGACGACCAGAGCATCGGCGCCGGCTTCCAGATGGGCCTGCGGCTCTTCAACGGTGGCGCGCGCAAGCCGTCCTACGACGCCTACAAGCTGCCGATCTGGGTGTCCAAGAAGGGCTCCAACGTGACCGTCTATGGGCAGGTTCGCCCGTTGGAGCCGGGAGCCGCCGGTACTGTGGACGTGCAGAACGCGCCGGCCGGGTCGTCGGCGTTCAAGACGGTGCAGAGCGTGCCCGTCACGTCCGCGAACGGCATCTTCACCGTGGACCTGCCCGACACGGGCGGCACGTGGCGGCTCAAGTGGGGCGACGTGACGTCGCGCCAGGCGGAGGTAGCGAGCAAGTGAAGCGTTTCGTGATGGCCGCCGCGGCGGCGGCAGCGCTGGCAGCGGCGGGTGCGCCCGCCGCCCACGCGGCGACCTTCGAGGTCGGCATGGAGGACGAGGGCCTGATCCTCTCCAACCAGCACCTCGCGCCCGCGGCGGTCGAGGCGTGGAAGAACTTCGGCGTCGACGTCGTGCGCATCCACGCGCGCTGGTGGGAGATCGCGCCGGCGGACAGCTCCACCACCAAGCCGTCCGGCTTCGACGCCGGCAACCACCTCGACCCGCAGTACGACTGGGCCAAGCTGGACGCCGCGATCGCGATGGTCCGCGCGCAGGGCATCCGCGTGATGCTCACGCTGACGGGCCCCGGCCCGCTGTGGTCGAGCTCGGAGCCGGCCAAGCGCAACCCGCGCTACAAGCCGGAGCCGAAGGAGTTCGCGGACTTCTCGAAGGCCGCGGCCACGCGCTACAAGGCCGACGTGGACCGCTACCTGATCTGGAACGAGCCCAACCAGAAGGGTTGGCTCCAACCGCAGTGGGAGAAGATCAGCGGCAAGTACCAGCCGGTCTCGCCGCACATCTACCGCTCGCTCGTGCGCGCCGCGCAGCCGGTCGTCAAGGCCGCGGATCCCGGCGCGGAGGTCGTGATCGGTGAGCTCGCGCCGGTCGGCAACAAGCCGATCAGCGTCGACACGCCGATGCGTCCGCTGGCGTTCCTGCGCTCGTTCGGCTGCGTCGACGATCGCTACAAGTCGATCAAGACGGGGCGCTGCAAGGGCTTCAAGGCAGCCAAGGGCGACACGCTCGGCTACCACCCGCACCCGCAGAAGTACGCGCCGGACCGCGTGAACCCGGACCAGGACGCCGCCCAGTTCGGCGACCTCAAGCGCCTGTTCACGACGATCGACAAGCTGCGCGCCCGCAAGCGCATCAGCATCTCCAAGACGATCCACCTGACCGAGTTCGGCTACGAGACCTCGCCGCCGGACCCGTCCTCGGGCATCTCGACCACGCTGCAGACCAAGTACCTGCAGCAGGCGTCCTACATCGCCTGGGCGACCAAGCGCGTGCGCGGCCTGTCCTTCTACCAGTGGGACGACGAGCGCGTGCAGAACCTCGGCAGCGGCACGAAGCGGTACTCCGGCTGGCAGACCGGCCTGCGCTTCAACGACGGCCGTCCGAAGCCGGTCCTGTCGATCATGGCCTCGCCGTTCGTGATCGACCAGAAGCCGGGCGCGAAGTCGGGCCTCCTCTGGGGCCAGGTCCGCGCCGAGGCGCAGGGCCAGGTCAAGATCGAGGAGCGCGCGAAGGGCTCGTCGGAGTTCAAGACGCTGACGACGCGCAACACCAGCGCGGACGGCACGTTCTCCTACCGCCGGACGCTCAAGACGGGCGCGTCGTACCGGTACGTGTGGACGCCGAAGCCCTCGCTGCTGGACCCGAACCCGCAGCCGCGGACCTCGGGCATCATCGACCTCTCGAAGAAGGAGAAGAGCCGCTACAAGGCCGCGGCGGCTCTCACCACCACGTCATGAGCATCGAAGCGCGCCAGGACCCCGCGGCCTTCTACACGGCCGGCTACTCGCTGGACGACCATGAGCACCGGCTCAAGATGGGCCGGTGGCGGGCGATCGGCGCGCGCTCGAAGGCGGCTCACGCCTCCGAGCTGTGCTCCCGGGCGGGGCTCACCCCCGCCCGGGTGGTCGAGATCGGCTGCGGCGACGGCGCGCTCCTGAGCGCGCTGTCGGACCGCTGGCCCGCCGCCCGCTTCGACGGCTTCGAGCTGAGCGCGCCCGCGATCGAGATCGCCCGCGGGCGCGACATCGCGCGCGTCGAGCGGCTGGAGGCGTACGACGGCTCCCGGATCCCCGTCGAGGACGGCACGTACGACCT comes from Solirubrobacter pauli and encodes:
- a CDS encoding FHA domain-containing protein — its product is MIDDKTGELKPVDVGDVAAATGALVIRSGGGRVGQSFPLEGDRLVIGRSPDAAIFLDDVTVSRDHAVLVRRSGAWFLDDSGSLNGTYVNRRRIESHKLEDGDELQVGKYKLTYLAR
- a CDS encoding FAD-binding oxidoreductase codes for the protein MRREQVFWGWGEPGAGPSLPEHAGEILRSELGVSGEVVSRPVELDAIALPAPALPAGLRERMEAVAEVRDDVEARVLRSRGKSYLDLLASRAGDFASAPDVVVIPRDARAVAAVLHACSEYGVAVVPFGGGTSVVGGLAGERGRCAALVSLDLGRLDKVVSIDPWSLIAVFEPGIRLPEADAALRAQGLMLSHVPQSYEWATVGGCAATRSAGQTSTGHGRIDEQVVGVACVAPSGALSTLDAPASAAGPSLRELVLGSEGTLGVITSVALRVRRRVEASYDAWSVESFLAGAELLRTLEQDGIAPDIARLSDEEETRTSLALAGTGTVGRRLLGGRCLLVCGWQGATGRASAARKLVRGGALPLGPSPGHAWEKSRFAGPHLRDDLMDRGVLVETIETATTWSNLERLYRAVLAALPGLHVGCHISHLYPTGASLYFTVLGAQSDDPVAQWGAFKAAASRAIVAAGGTITHHHAVGRDHAPYLGDEVGELGLELLRAVKTRCDPAGVMNPGKLLLD
- a CDS encoding CDP-alcohol phosphatidyltransferase family protein, whose amino-acid sequence is MEDTPVERAKLTFRRLSGLDRSGPPPPETLSDAPLRPWTIPNAIGYIRLLMVPVFLVLALQSESGTDALPAVLFAVIAWSDYLDGIAARVTGQYSRMGALLDPLVDRLLIFAGVIVCWHFELLPRWALLVLALRELFMLGLARYAMHRKVELKINWLGRWGVWPVFSALFFALCNVDWLALACLYVGLVLVLGSTVQYVRDGLRMARGQGST
- a CDS encoding hotdog fold thioesterase — encoded protein: MSGSALIDLEIESSTEGEVRARVPVTDGLKQPLGLVHGGVYAVIADALTAGDGRVVTSQTSFLRPVVSGTMAVVARRRHSGRTTAVWETDVADGEGRLCAVVRTTVARG
- a CDS encoding adenine phosphoribosyltransferase, which produces MNLDAYIRDIPDFPKPGIVFKDITPLLLDPAALDAAVQALAAWARPLEVDLVVAAEARGFILGGALARELGVGFVPARKPGKLPGETVSAEYILEYGVDALEMHADALEGGARVLLHDDLLATGGTARALVDLVQGRGAVVAGFGFLVELAFLEGRSKLDGIDVQTLIAYSGE
- a CDS encoding RNA polymerase sigma factor; amino-acid sequence: MPASRATAFDRLAPDQRAAVELVLRQGRSYGELSDLLGMPEETIRTRARGGLAALAPDLPAPTRSGEIADWLLGQQSEAHAKRTRELLLSDPTAHAWAATVAAPLREAAGGEAVPALPTSPDAEPARVNGKAKRGKPAPADDSLRAGAGHDAAARAIPDFGFDDDPPAPAGRDHAAQARPAHRAAEPADRDDDARPRRADDERGSSSRLGGALLIGAAVVVVAVVIAFVLLRGDDEPETASTGSDVPTQTATPATTAVGTAQFALRGPAGSSAIALGQLFRAGDDTVRFAIAGQGIEPNADGERYSIWLTRKSGKPLLLGDVNAPVGRDGQLTAAGPGNDDTDAFVQWLQTYDSMAITLDAKGAKEPGKVIVTGPLPTAAAGG
- a CDS encoding MerR family transcriptional regulator — encoded protein: MCKGLQQEFPDISISKIRYLEDQKLVTPRRTPGGYRLYSPSDVARLRTILRLQRDEYMPLAVIRQELASGRTVEDASTAPAATDGAAPRPSGGSPRRMSVSVRPGGSTYSLEDVVEDTGAEARLVQELEDFGIIKGELRGNTRYYDETDREIIRAVRELAAYGVAGRNLRVFKSSAEREAALLNQILAPALRSRNPDRRREAMDALENLAAVASHLKHLLLIRDLRRIAG
- a CDS encoding EAL domain-containing protein, with protein sequence MAVTAVVAAFVPLAGGDRESSAAIPACLAVAIVCAALCSHLLWASSNALGDRCLRWLAIGTTIAFVGLITTLMALPSVFAGGGPVDSGADSAAARYLVWHVFLIAGAALALSSVRATTRNLSIFGGLGALLLAWAAVASSPFGDLANGDGFSPTMRALVGLIVLAQAGVAVLWWRRAGGAMTWGDMCVLALMGLSALDAFAYMWAFGLFAGSWWASLALRAGQFAIPSVGLLIGFIAVAEKLREFEDELTANLVAERERAREHEERVTLDVQRRERIQARMQRMIDGVGLDVAFQPIVDLASGRVVGAEALARFKDADGNAIPTERCFLDAHAVDMGVDLELAVIKLALHCHEARLPEGRYLALNVSPAVLEQDELAFAIARHKSDRPLVVEITEHQPVEDYVALGAQLDRLRVLGVRVAVDDVGSGFASFRHVTRVNPNILKLDRTLVCGIDDDPVRQSLAAAIVAFAKDVGATVVSEGIENENELCCLKSLAVGCGQGFYLARPNLGTVDAEVPQLAAVS